The proteins below are encoded in one region of Bacillus alveayuensis:
- a CDS encoding methyl-accepting chemotaxis protein (product_source=KO:K03406; cath_funfam=1.10.287.950; cog=COG0840; ko=KO:K03406; pfam=PF00015,PF00672,PF17202; smart=SM00283; superfamily=103190,58104; transmembrane_helix_parts=Outside_1_14,TMhelix_15_37,Inside_38_186,TMhelix_187_209,Outside_210_570), whose translation MRNRKLKWKLNIGTKINLIVLGIIFFLSFVVGIVVVQQVTIGIKQFAVEKSKGDLSLAYRYIDNKYPGEWTIKNGKLYKGSTVMNENFEVVDKIGEDTGDTVTIFQGETRISTNVMKDGERAIGTQASLEVVNAVLKRGEKYYGEAEVVGNRYQTAYMPLKDRNGEVIGMLYVGASQKIIDTTIASFLKIFALVFMVAILFSVLATLWFTRRLKKRLTAISHALDMAGKGNFTMDVVDDAGDELSDLSNSYNSMKENLGNMIHEVMQTSEQLAASSEELSAGAEQTSKAAEQITEAIQEVANGAETQKVHVEESAKSLEEMTVGIQHIAESSSSIADSGTQLTEQAKRGEEYVRKTAQQINAIHQSVDISGEVIELLGKRSQEIDEITKVITDIANQTNVLALNAAIEAAQAGEHGKGFAVVADEVRKLAEQSRQSASQISELIKEIQVDMVRSIDSINEVKEDVQDGLEIVAKTEESFQEILDSMENIREKIDEMAATTEQISASAQEVSATVDGITTISKETSMHSQSVAASTEEQLASMEEITASANSLSKMAMNLQELISKFKTNE comes from the coding sequence ATGAGAAACCGTAAGTTGAAATGGAAGTTAAATATAGGAACAAAGATCAATTTAATCGTTTTAGGAATTATCTTTTTCTTATCATTCGTAGTAGGTATTGTGGTAGTTCAGCAAGTCACCATTGGAATCAAACAATTTGCTGTTGAAAAATCAAAAGGGGATTTAAGTTTAGCCTATCGGTATATTGACAATAAATACCCCGGTGAGTGGACAATTAAAAATGGGAAATTATATAAAGGCTCTACTGTGATGAATGAAAATTTTGAGGTCGTTGATAAGATAGGAGAAGACACTGGGGACACGGTCACGATTTTTCAAGGAGAGACTCGAATATCAACAAATGTCATGAAAGATGGAGAACGGGCTATCGGAACACAAGCATCTTTAGAAGTAGTAAATGCTGTATTGAAGAGAGGAGAAAAATACTATGGGGAGGCGGAAGTTGTAGGTAATCGTTATCAAACGGCTTATATGCCCCTTAAAGACCGTAACGGAGAAGTAATCGGAATGTTGTATGTAGGAGCTTCCCAAAAAATTATCGATACAACTATAGCTTCATTTCTCAAAATATTCGCATTGGTGTTCATGGTGGCGATTCTCTTTTCAGTCTTGGCTACGTTATGGTTCACACGAAGGTTAAAGAAGAGATTAACGGCCATTTCCCATGCATTAGATATGGCAGGGAAAGGGAATTTCACGATGGACGTTGTAGATGATGCCGGAGATGAGCTAAGCGATCTTTCAAACAGCTATAATTCCATGAAAGAAAACTTGGGCAATATGATTCATGAAGTAATGCAAACATCTGAACAGCTTGCAGCTTCTTCGGAGGAACTATCTGCTGGTGCTGAACAAACAAGCAAGGCAGCGGAGCAAATAACAGAAGCGATTCAAGAAGTAGCAAATGGAGCTGAAACCCAAAAGGTACATGTAGAAGAAAGTGCAAAGTCTTTAGAAGAGATGACCGTAGGCATTCAACATATAGCCGAAAGCTCTTCATCCATTGCGGATTCAGGAACACAGTTAACAGAACAAGCTAAACGGGGCGAAGAATATGTGAGGAAGACCGCTCAACAAATAAATGCGATTCATCAATCTGTGGACATAAGCGGAGAAGTCATTGAATTGCTGGGGAAAAGGTCACAGGAAATAGATGAGATCACAAAGGTCATCACGGACATTGCCAATCAAACAAATGTATTGGCATTGAATGCAGCTATTGAAGCTGCACAGGCCGGTGAACATGGAAAAGGATTTGCGGTAGTGGCAGATGAAGTTCGTAAGCTTGCCGAGCAATCTCGTCAATCAGCCTCTCAAATTTCAGAGCTCATTAAAGAAATTCAAGTGGATATGGTACGTTCGATTGATTCAATTAACGAAGTGAAAGAAGATGTGCAGGATGGACTGGAAATAGTGGCGAAGACCGAGGAAAGTTTTCAAGAAATCCTTGATTCAATGGAGAACATAAGGGAAAAGATTGACGAAATGGCGGCAACGACGGAGCAAATATCAGCTAGTGCCCAAGAAGTAAGTGCAACAGTCGACGGCATCACGACCATTTCTAAGGAAACATCCATGCATTCCCAAAGTGTGGCAGCATCAACAGAAGAACAGCTGGCTTCCATGGAAGAGATCACAGCGTCAGCCAACTCCTTATCCAAAATGGCGATGAATTTACAAGAACTCATAAGTAAATTTAAAACAAATGAATAG
- a CDS encoding small subunit ribosomal protein S4 (product_source=KO:K02986; cath_funfam=1.10.1050.10,3.10.290.10; cog=COG0522; ko=KO:K02986; pfam=PF00163,PF01479; smart=SM00363; superfamily=55174; tigrfam=TIGR01017) — MARYTGPSWKISRRLGISLSGTGKELEKRPYAPGQHGPGQRKKLSEYGLQLQEKQKLRHMYGVNERQFRNTFVKAGKMAGKHGENFMILLESRLDNLVYRLGLARTRRQARQLVNHGHILVDGSRVDIPSYQVKPGQTISVREKSRNLQIIKEAVEANNFVPEYLTFDAEKLEGTYNRLPERSELPAEINEALIVEFYSR, encoded by the coding sequence ATGGCTCGTTATACAGGTCCATCATGGAAAATTTCTCGCCGTTTAGGCATTTCTTTAAGCGGAACAGGTAAAGAGCTTGAAAAACGTCCTTATGCACCAGGCCAGCACGGTCCAGGCCAACGCAAAAAGCTTTCTGAGTATGGTTTACAATTACAAGAAAAGCAAAAGCTTCGTCATATGTACGGTGTAAATGAGCGCCAATTCCGTAACACATTCGTAAAAGCTGGCAAAATGGCTGGTAAACATGGTGAAAACTTTATGATTCTTTTAGAATCCCGTCTTGATAACCTAGTTTATCGTCTTGGTTTAGCTCGTACACGCCGTCAAGCACGCCAATTAGTAAACCATGGCCATATTTTAGTTGATGGTAGCCGTGTTGACATTCCATCTTACCAAGTAAAACCTGGTCAAACAATCTCTGTGCGTGAAAAATCTCGCAACCTTCAAATTATTAAAGAAGCTGTTGAAGCAAACAACTTCGTTCCTGAATATTTAACTTTCGATGCTGAAAAACTTGAAGGTACTTATAACCGCTTACCTGAACGCTCAGAACTGCCTGCTGAAATTAACGAAGCCTTAATCGTTGAGTTCTACTCACGTTAA
- a CDS encoding catalase (product_source=KO:K03781; cath_funfam=2.40.180.10; cog=COG0753; ko=KO:K03781; pfam=PF00199,PF06628; smart=SM01060; superfamily=56634) — protein sequence MSENKKLTTSWGAPVGDNQNSMTAGHRGPTLIQDVHLLEKLAHFNRERVPERVVHAKGAGAHGYFEVTNDMSKYTKAKVFNGVGKRTPVFVRFSTVAGELGSADTVRDPRGFAVKFYTEEGNYDIVGNNTPIFFIRDAIKFPDFIHTQKRDPRTHLKNPTAVWDFWSLSPESLHQVTYLMGDRGIPATYRHMNGYGSHTFKWTNAEGDSVWIKYHFKTDQGVKNLDTKTALKIAGENPDYHTEDLFNAIENGDYPSWTLYVQMMPLEDANTYKWDPFDVTKVWSHKDYPLIEVGKLVLNKNPENYFAEVEQAAFSPGNLVPGVDVSPDKMLQGRLFAYHDAHRYRIGANYNSLPINRPRVEVNNYQRDGFMRFDDNGGRSVYYEPNSFGGPKETPEAKQASFPVSGVAENARYDHDDHYTQAGDLYRLMSEEEKTRLIENIIESMKPVELEEIKLRQISHFYKADPEYGTRVAEGLGLEVPEEVKKG from the coding sequence ATGTCAGAAAACAAAAAATTAACGACAAGTTGGGGAGCGCCAGTAGGAGATAATCAAAATTCCATGACAGCAGGTCATCGTGGGCCAACTTTAATTCAAGATGTACATCTTTTAGAAAAATTAGCTCATTTTAACCGTGAACGTGTTCCAGAACGTGTCGTCCATGCAAAAGGTGCTGGCGCTCACGGATATTTTGAAGTAACAAATGATATGTCTAAATATACGAAAGCGAAAGTATTTAACGGTGTTGGTAAACGTACACCCGTCTTTGTACGGTTCTCAACTGTTGCTGGGGAACTTGGTTCTGCAGATACCGTTCGTGACCCTCGTGGATTTGCCGTGAAATTTTATACAGAAGAAGGAAACTACGATATTGTCGGAAATAATACACCGATTTTCTTTATTCGAGATGCGATTAAATTCCCTGATTTCATTCATACACAAAAACGCGATCCAAGAACACATTTAAAAAATCCAACAGCTGTATGGGATTTTTGGTCATTATCACCGGAATCGTTGCACCAAGTTACATATTTAATGGGTGACAGAGGAATTCCGGCGACATATCGTCATATGAATGGGTATGGCAGCCACACCTTTAAGTGGACGAACGCAGAGGGTGATAGTGTTTGGATTAAATATCATTTCAAAACCGATCAAGGTGTGAAAAATCTTGATACGAAAACAGCACTAAAAATTGCAGGAGAAAATCCTGACTACCATACAGAGGATTTATTCAATGCAATTGAAAATGGAGATTATCCTTCTTGGACACTTTATGTACAAATGATGCCGCTTGAAGATGCCAATACGTACAAATGGGATCCATTTGATGTGACAAAAGTTTGGTCGCATAAAGACTATCCATTAATTGAGGTCGGAAAATTAGTCTTAAACAAAAACCCTGAAAACTACTTTGCAGAAGTCGAACAAGCTGCTTTCTCGCCTGGTAACCTTGTTCCAGGAGTAGACGTGTCACCAGATAAAATGCTACAAGGACGGCTATTCGCTTATCACGATGCTCATCGCTATCGCATCGGAGCAAACTATAACTCACTGCCAATCAATCGTCCAAGAGTAGAAGTGAACAACTATCAACGCGATGGATTTATGCGCTTTGACGACAACGGAGGCCGTTCCGTATACTATGAACCAAACAGCTTTGGAGGTCCAAAAGAAACTCCGGAAGCCAAACAAGCTTCATTCCCAGTATCTGGTGTTGCTGAAAATGCACGATACGATCATGATGACCACTACACTCAAGCGGGTGATTTATATCGTCTCATGAGTGAGGAAGAAAAAACACGCCTAATCGAAAACATCATCGAATCAATGAAACCTGTTGAATTAGAAGAAATTAAACTTCGTCAAATCTCTCATTTTTACAAAGCTGATCCAGAATACGGAACACGTGTTGCTGAAGGTCTTGGTCTTGAAGTACCAGAGGAAGTGAAAAAAGGGTAA
- a CDS encoding diguanylate cyclase (GGDEF)-like protein (product_source=TIGR00254; cath_funfam=3.30.450.40,3.30.70.270; cog=COG2199; pfam=PF00990; smart=SM00267; superfamily=55073,55781; tigrfam=TIGR00254; transmembrane_helix_parts=Inside_1_231,TMhelix_232_254,Outside_255_602), with protein MSENCKLTILKGLFFDYFTSNEKIKNYHEFVYSFLSILKQELQLEKAMVWKRITKHTYTLQYSTEHNFQNRTSRHVFPPQPFMMNKDQKRAYLINDQSQSGSTVIELHGIQAIMEYSSEWGEKLSRICFSFLESGWELYLQYVQKSRFKKLFILTEKLHSSMDKDQVLKQLCEFLKDVFPDLTFHLFLSHDYELDHKLPVKGLEQELNSNQEAMAAFISGTMQQKKVGKRKYYYAPIIGVQGVYGIIQLIAPAFDHIIDEDLMFLELASKAGGKALENAKLYEQTKRLVNDLQLINETTHKINKELRISETMKYMIKQMTKSFSSDEAAFVSLKDDGELSILPGSTKFFHTPSSKVYIHFIEQKICEEKDGIFIGDISNYIKTELPYQSLMAVPMVESENIIGFAVVLHKNPYAFSFDMYKLMQSLIYHSTLAFINAMLREELEMLVITDQLTKLYSRKYLDEAIQESIQQDQKGVFILVDIDNFKQINDTYGHQVGDEILRQVANIIKSNIRKGDIASRWGGEELAIYLPRADMETGLRVAERLVKSVEKSTNPKATISCGVSYWNFKRKISASQLFKRADDALYLAKNQGKNRVISELEL; from the coding sequence ATGTCAGAAAATTGTAAGCTGACAATATTAAAAGGGTTATTTTTTGACTATTTTACGTCAAATGAAAAAATTAAAAATTATCATGAATTTGTCTACTCTTTTTTATCGATCTTAAAACAAGAGCTCCAATTAGAAAAAGCAATGGTTTGGAAACGGATCACTAAACATACATATACACTCCAATATTCAACAGAACATAACTTTCAAAATAGAACGAGCCGTCACGTTTTTCCTCCCCAACCATTCATGATGAACAAAGATCAAAAGCGGGCCTATTTAATTAATGATCAAAGCCAATCAGGATCGACCGTTATAGAATTACATGGGATTCAAGCAATCATGGAGTATTCTTCTGAATGGGGAGAAAAATTGTCTCGTATTTGCTTTTCCTTCTTAGAAAGCGGATGGGAACTTTACCTTCAATACGTTCAAAAATCTCGTTTTAAAAAGCTGTTTATACTAACTGAAAAGCTTCATTCCTCTATGGATAAAGATCAAGTACTGAAGCAGCTTTGTGAATTTTTAAAGGATGTGTTTCCAGATTTAACGTTTCATTTATTTTTATCCCACGACTATGAACTTGACCATAAATTACCTGTAAAAGGCCTAGAGCAAGAATTAAATTCAAATCAAGAAGCAATGGCTGCCTTTATTTCTGGTACAATGCAGCAAAAAAAAGTAGGAAAGAGAAAATATTATTATGCTCCCATTATAGGAGTACAAGGTGTTTACGGGATTATTCAACTCATTGCACCTGCTTTTGATCATATAATCGATGAGGATTTAATGTTTTTAGAATTAGCTTCCAAAGCGGGGGGGAAGGCATTAGAAAATGCAAAGCTTTACGAACAGACGAAAAGGCTTGTAAATGATTTACAGCTAATTAACGAAACGACGCATAAGATTAATAAAGAACTTCGAATATCAGAAACGATGAAATATATGATTAAACAAATGACTAAGTCGTTTTCATCTGATGAAGCAGCATTTGTTTCTTTAAAAGACGATGGCGAATTGTCGATATTGCCAGGAAGTACGAAGTTTTTTCATACACCTAGCTCTAAGGTGTATATTCATTTTATCGAACAAAAAATTTGTGAGGAAAAAGATGGGATTTTTATTGGGGATATTTCTAATTATATTAAAACAGAATTGCCGTATCAGTCGTTAATGGCAGTTCCTATGGTTGAAAGTGAAAATATAATAGGGTTTGCTGTAGTTTTGCATAAAAATCCATATGCTTTCAGCTTTGATATGTATAAATTGATGCAATCGCTAATTTATCATTCTACTCTTGCTTTTATTAATGCAATGCTCCGAGAAGAGCTGGAGATGTTGGTGATTACGGACCAATTAACCAAATTATATTCAAGAAAATATTTGGATGAGGCTATTCAAGAATCGATTCAACAAGACCAGAAAGGTGTTTTTATTTTAGTCGATATCGATAATTTTAAGCAAATAAATGATACATATGGACATCAAGTTGGAGATGAAATTTTAAGACAAGTGGCCAATATTATTAAATCTAATATTCGTAAAGGGGATATCGCTTCACGATGGGGGGGAGAGGAACTAGCCATTTATTTACCAAGAGCAGACATGGAAACAGGACTAAGAGTAGCGGAACGTTTAGTTAAATCGGTCGAAAAATCGACAAATCCTAAAGCTACGATATCTTGTGGTGTTTCTTATTGGAATTTTAAAAGAAAAATATCAGCATCCCAATTGTTTAAACGTGCAGATGATGCTTTATATTTAGCTAAGAATCAAGGGAAAAATCGTGTCATTTCAGAATTAGAATTATAG
- a CDS encoding penicillin-binding protein (product_source=KO:K03693; cath_funfam=1.10.3810.10,2.60.40.10,3.40.710.10; cog=COG0744; ko=KO:K03693; pfam=PF00905,PF00912; superfamily=49265,56601; transmembrane_helix_parts=Inside_1_27,TMhelix_28_50,Outside_51_964): protein MENFQQWKRRFVEFYDKHVQKVRITLGVVWNLFLLFIVVCLIGISFAGGVGAGYFASLVKEEPIRSYEEMEKQIYDYSETTDVYFANNVYLGKLRSDIEREEVKLEDVSEHLIHAIIATEDEYFYEHNGIVPKAIMRALFQEFTNSSVRTGGSTLTQQLIKNQILTNEVSFDRKAKEILLAMRLEQFFTKDQILEAYLNVATFGRNSSGKNIAGVQAAAQGIFGVDAKDLTIPQAAFIAGLPQSPFGYTPFTNSGEVKENLEPGLNRMKTVLKRMLHAGFISKQQYEEALKFDLRANLTDKKPSIIEQYPYLIFEVEKRARDILMKQFAKKDGYNEKDLANNEKLYYQYYQKAEQSLRYDGYVIHTTIDKEIYDRMQQVAKEYQYYGNSKPQKKKDPDTGELITVQEPVEVGAVLIENKTGKIISFVGGRDHNREQVNHATSAPRPNGSTMKPLLVYAPAMELGIVQPGTVIADVPYSIGGYSPKNYGGGYHGLTSVRDALKYSYNIPAVKTYAKSISHNPISYLEKMGFSTIDKRDYGALSLALGGMTIGVTVEENVNAYATFANGGEFVDAYLIEKIETKDGQTIYKHQPVKQRVFSPQTAYLTIDMMRDVIRSGTAASLKSYLTFNSDWAGKTGTGQDYRDAWFVASNPNVSFGTWIGYDTPKRLETKYKGLTYSKRNILLWAKLMNAAYEVRPQLIDPNETFKSPGGIVTRSYCAISGHLPSDLCKKAGLVATDIFNAKYAPTKVDDNLTYGKFVYVKEEAYQVPDSAPSEFVQEGPILKEEALKKLGIPSISQLMKWLPKDSKLNHLVASSEKTIRDNGSAPSTVEGVKLSGNAITWKANADNDVIGYRIYRALNYSTNFQKVGSVPANQNLSFTVSPTASAYYVVAVDVAGKESNPSTILKVGEYEEKKLQEEKPTHDDNNDSGQNQNNEQTTIEPTTPNESKQNDRNDQESKQLSTN from the coding sequence ATGGAAAATTTCCAACAATGGAAGAGGCGATTTGTGGAGTTTTATGATAAACATGTCCAAAAAGTTCGAATTACACTCGGAGTCGTTTGGAATTTATTTCTTTTATTTATAGTCGTCTGTTTAATTGGCATCTCCTTTGCAGGTGGAGTTGGTGCGGGTTATTTTGCTTCACTTGTTAAAGAAGAGCCTATTCGCTCATATGAAGAAATGGAAAAACAAATTTACGATTACTCGGAAACGACAGATGTATATTTTGCAAACAATGTATATCTTGGGAAATTGCGATCTGATATTGAGCGGGAAGAAGTCAAACTTGAAGATGTTTCCGAGCATTTAATTCATGCCATTATCGCTACAGAAGATGAATATTTTTATGAGCATAATGGAATTGTCCCGAAAGCAATAATGCGCGCTCTTTTTCAAGAGTTCACAAATTCATCGGTACGTACTGGCGGAAGTACATTAACTCAACAATTAATTAAAAACCAGATTTTAACAAATGAAGTTTCTTTTGACCGTAAAGCAAAAGAAATTTTACTAGCCATGAGATTAGAACAATTTTTTACGAAAGATCAAATATTAGAAGCCTATTTAAATGTTGCCACATTTGGACGAAATAGTTCTGGAAAAAACATTGCAGGTGTCCAAGCAGCTGCTCAAGGTATTTTCGGTGTGGATGCAAAAGATTTAACCATTCCTCAAGCTGCCTTTATTGCAGGGCTGCCACAAAGTCCTTTTGGCTATACCCCTTTTACAAATAGTGGCGAGGTAAAAGAAAATTTAGAGCCTGGATTAAATCGAATGAAAACAGTTTTAAAACGGATGCTTCATGCTGGCTTTATTTCAAAACAACAATATGAAGAAGCGCTTAAATTTGATTTGCGGGCAAATTTAACTGATAAAAAGCCTTCGATCATTGAACAATACCCATATTTAATATTCGAAGTTGAGAAGCGAGCAAGAGATATTTTAATGAAACAATTTGCGAAGAAGGACGGATACAATGAAAAAGATTTAGCCAATAATGAAAAGTTATATTATCAATATTATCAAAAAGCCGAACAAAGCTTGAGATATGATGGATACGTCATTCATACAACCATTGATAAAGAAATATATGATCGCATGCAGCAAGTGGCGAAAGAATATCAATATTATGGAAACAGTAAGCCTCAAAAGAAGAAAGACCCTGATACAGGTGAACTTATTACCGTGCAAGAGCCTGTCGAAGTAGGGGCTGTTCTCATTGAAAATAAAACAGGTAAAATTATTAGCTTTGTGGGGGGACGAGACCATAACCGCGAACAAGTAAACCATGCAACGTCTGCCCCCCGACCGAACGGTTCAACGATGAAGCCTTTGCTTGTTTATGCACCAGCGATGGAGCTTGGAATTGTTCAACCAGGAACTGTAATTGCTGACGTACCATATTCCATCGGTGGCTATAGTCCGAAAAACTATGGGGGCGGCTACCATGGGTTAACGAGTGTTCGAGATGCTTTAAAATACTCTTACAATATTCCGGCAGTCAAAACATATGCAAAAAGCATTTCTCACAACCCAATCTCATATTTAGAGAAAATGGGCTTTTCCACGATCGACAAAAGAGATTATGGTGCACTTTCATTAGCTTTAGGTGGAATGACCATTGGTGTAACTGTAGAAGAAAATGTTAATGCTTATGCAACTTTTGCAAATGGCGGTGAATTTGTCGACGCCTATTTAATTGAAAAAATTGAGACAAAAGATGGTCAAACCATTTATAAGCATCAACCTGTAAAGCAAAGAGTATTCTCACCGCAAACTGCTTATTTAACCATTGATATGATGCGAGATGTCATTCGCAGTGGCACCGCTGCATCTCTAAAAAGTTATTTAACATTTAATTCTGATTGGGCTGGAAAAACTGGTACTGGACAAGACTACCGTGATGCATGGTTTGTAGCTTCAAATCCAAACGTTTCGTTTGGTACTTGGATTGGATATGATACTCCAAAACGGCTAGAAACGAAATATAAAGGATTAACTTATAGTAAACGTAACATCCTTCTATGGGCAAAACTGATGAATGCAGCCTATGAAGTTCGTCCACAATTAATTGATCCTAATGAAACATTTAAATCTCCAGGAGGAATTGTCACAAGGTCATATTGTGCGATTTCTGGTCATTTGCCATCAGACCTATGTAAAAAGGCTGGACTAGTGGCAACAGATATTTTTAACGCAAAATATGCACCAACGAAAGTTGACGACAATTTAACATATGGGAAGTTTGTTTATGTAAAAGAAGAAGCCTATCAAGTACCAGATTCAGCACCAAGTGAGTTTGTACAAGAAGGTCCTATACTGAAGGAGGAAGCATTAAAAAAATTAGGAATTCCAAGTATTTCCCAACTTATGAAATGGCTGCCAAAGGATTCGAAATTAAATCATTTAGTTGCATCGTCGGAAAAAACGATTCGAGATAATGGCTCAGCCCCATCAACTGTTGAAGGCGTCAAGCTAAGTGGCAACGCAATAACGTGGAAGGCTAATGCCGACAATGATGTCATTGGATATCGCATTTATCGAGCTCTAAATTATTCTACTAACTTTCAAAAAGTAGGAAGTGTCCCAGCTAACCAAAACCTTTCATTTACAGTAAGTCCTACTGCTAGTGCTTATTATGTTGTCGCTGTTGACGTAGCCGGCAAAGAATCAAATCCTTCTACTATCTTGAAAGTTGGTGAATATGAGGAGAAAAAGCTTCAAGAAGAAAAACCAACGCATGACGACAATAATGATTCTGGACAAAATCAAAATAATGAACAGACAACGATAGAACCAACCACACCTAACGAAAGCAAACAAAACGATCGCAACGATCAAGAAAGTAAGCAATTGTCTACAAACTGA
- a CDS encoding tyrosyl-tRNA synthetase (product_source=KO:K01866; cath_funfam=1.10.240.10,3.10.290.10,3.40.50.620; cog=COG0162; ko=KO:K01866; pfam=PF00579,PF01479; smart=SM00363; superfamily=52374,55174; tigrfam=TIGR00234) codes for MNQLLEDLKFRGLINQVTDEEGLEKLLSEEKIKLYCGFDPTADSLHIGHLLPILMLKRFQEAGHHPIALVGGGTGLIGDPSGKKAERSLNEKVVVKEWSNRIKEQLSRFLDFESDENPAMIANNYEWLGSLDVIQFLRDIGKNFGLNYMLAKETVQSRIETGISFTEFSYMILQSYDFLKLYQTQNCKLQIGGSDQWGNITAGLELIRKTEEDAKAYGLTLPLVTKADGTKFGKTEGGAVWLDKEKTTPYEFYQFWINTDDRDVIKYLKYFTFLSKEEIEELEQEVQTAPEKRAAQKRLAEEVTKLVHGEEALKQAIKISQALFSGSIQQLSAEEIRQGFKDVPSFELKEEGIGLIDLLVQANISPSKRQAREDISNGAIYINGERQQKLEYVISEKDKIEGQFTVIRRGKKKYFLIKHV; via the coding sequence TTGAATCAGTTATTGGAAGATTTAAAATTTCGGGGGCTAATAAATCAAGTGACAGATGAAGAAGGTTTGGAAAAGCTTTTATCAGAAGAAAAGATTAAGCTATATTGCGGCTTTGACCCAACAGCGGATAGTCTCCACATCGGGCATTTGCTGCCAATATTGATGCTGAAGCGATTTCAAGAAGCTGGACATCATCCTATTGCATTAGTAGGTGGTGGAACTGGTTTAATTGGAGATCCAAGCGGAAAAAAAGCTGAGCGTTCCTTAAATGAAAAAGTAGTTGTGAAAGAATGGTCCAATCGAATTAAAGAACAGCTTTCTCGCTTTTTAGACTTTGAAAGCGATGAAAATCCAGCTATGATTGCTAATAACTATGAATGGCTCGGTTCACTTGATGTCATTCAATTTCTACGTGATATTGGGAAAAACTTTGGCTTGAACTATATGCTAGCAAAAGAAACGGTTCAATCTCGAATCGAAACAGGTATTTCCTTTACAGAATTTAGTTACATGATTTTACAATCATACGACTTTTTAAAACTATACCAAACGCAAAATTGTAAGCTGCAAATTGGCGGTAGTGACCAATGGGGCAACATTACAGCTGGATTAGAATTAATTCGGAAAACGGAAGAAGATGCAAAAGCATACGGTTTAACCCTTCCGTTAGTTACGAAAGCGGATGGAACAAAATTTGGTAAAACAGAAGGCGGTGCTGTATGGTTAGATAAAGAAAAAACAACCCCTTATGAGTTTTATCAATTTTGGATTAATACGGATGATCGTGATGTCATTAAGTACTTAAAATATTTTACGTTTCTTTCCAAAGAAGAAATTGAAGAGCTTGAACAAGAAGTTCAAACAGCTCCTGAAAAACGAGCAGCCCAAAAACGTTTAGCGGAAGAAGTGACGAAGCTTGTTCATGGCGAAGAAGCGTTAAAGCAAGCGATCAAAATTTCACAAGCACTCTTTAGCGGAAGCATTCAACAATTGTCTGCAGAAGAAATTAGACAAGGCTTTAAAGATGTTCCGTCATTCGAATTAAAAGAAGAAGGGATTGGCTTAATCGATTTATTAGTTCAAGCGAATATTTCTCCATCAAAGCGTCAAGCACGGGAAGATATTTCGAATGGTGCCATTTACATTAATGGAGAACGTCAGCAAAAACTTGAATATGTAATCTCAGAAAAAGATAAAATAGAAGGTCAATTTACAGTCATTCGCAGAGGGAAAAAGAAATATTTCTTAATTAAACATGTTTAA